A stretch of DNA from Paenibacillus albus:
AATATAAATCGTTCTGCCAGGAAACTTCTTGTTGTCTCTCGCTAACGGATAAGCCATGATGACGGTTAATACGAAATTGATCACGCCGCCAAGCAGAACCCTTTTCACGGAAATATAGAAGGCTGCAAAAAATTTATGATCCTGCAAAATAATTTTGTACGATGTCAAGTTAAAGCCAACTGGCCAAGCGAATACTCTTCCCGCATTTACCGCAGCTTTGTCGCTGAAGGAAATCGCAATCGTGTACCATAGTGGAAACAACGAAATGAGTGCGGTTAGCGTTAATGCGATATAGATGAAAACATCAGCGCTTCGGCTGCCCCATGATTTTGAAAGAACCATGCCTAGACCCCTTTTCTTAGAAGATGCGATAGTTGGCGAATTTATCGGCCAGTTTGTTAGAGATCGTGATTAATATAATAGCGATCACCGACTTCAAAAGTCCGACAGAGGTGGCCAGGCCGTATTGCTGATCTACAAGCCCCATACGATATACGTACGTATCAATAATATCGCCAGACGAATATACAAGCGGATTGTACAGGTTGAACACTTGGTCGAAGCCGGCATTTAGGATATTGCCAAGGCTCAGCGTTGACAGCAGTACAATCGTTGGCAGGATGCCTGGAAGCGTCACATGCAATAATTTACCAAATCTCGTCGCGCCATCGATCTCGGCCGCTTCATAGAGGGAAGGGTTAATGCCGGCAAGCGCTGCCATATAGACGATCGCGCTAAAACCAAACTCCTTCAGCACATCGCTCCATATGATGATTTGACGGAAATAATGATTATTAGCCAAAAACATAACAGGCTCTGCGTGAAACAAATGGGTAATCTGGTTAACAATTCCGTCTATAGACAGCATCGCAATCAATATCCCCGATAGAATAACCCAGGACATAAAGTGCGGCAAATATACGATAGTTTGTACGATACGTTTAAATGCACGCTTACGAATTTCATTCAATAGCAAGGCAAACGTAACCGGAATAATCATACCGAGGACAATCTTCATCGAAGCGATCGTAATGGTGTTGATGAATACCTGTCTGCTGTCCGGAAGCTGAAGCATGAATTTGAAGTTATCAAGGCCGCTCCATGTCTGCTTAAAGATCGGAATGCCAGGAATAAAATCTTGAAACGCAATTACGGTACCGAATAACGGAACTGTACTGAAAATGATGAGCAGCAAAATACCCGGAAGCAGCATTAAGTGATAGTTTAGAAGCCATTTCTTCGAAGTCATCGGTGTTCCACCTATCCTATGGAATGATAGAGAGAAAGCGCCAGCATTCAGCACTGGCGCTCCCCCATTGTACTAATTTGGTTTACTATTTGATTACTTGCCGTTGATTTCGTCTGTAACTTCTTTCGTAATTTGTTTACCGCCAAGCATATTCCATTGATCTACAAACTTATCGAAGCTGTCAAGCGGCTGTTCCCCCATAATAATCTTGAGGAAAGTTTCGTTCTCAAGCTTCTGCAGAATCGACCATTTCGTTTGCATCGACTTGGTTTTTCCAAAGAAAAGATTGTGTGACAGGACCACTTTGCTGTCGTTCATTAATGCTGCGCCTTCGAAACGAGCGGTAGCATTAGCCCAAACCGCAACATCCTTCTTCGGATTCGCTTGATTCGTAAAGTAATCTTTGTACCAGCCTTTTAGCTCGGAGTCGAGTTTCGAATCGTCTTTCGCATCTACAGCATCTTGAGCTTGAACATGGGTATCATAAACGGTTGTTTCAGGACCAACCTGAAGCGTATATGGCCACAGCTCCCAGTGCTGCTGAACATCTTGATGATCAGCGTACAGCTGAGCAGCTTCCGGATCAATCTTACGAATACCTTGATATTCCTCATTCAACACGCGAACAACTGCATCTGGATGCTCGTAGCCTTTTTTCACGACAAGGAACTGATTCGTTGGATCCTGATCGCCAGTGTAGAATTTGCCTTCGCCATCAAGCGGCGCGATATACGGCTTCCACTCTGCCTTTGGATCATTCTTAACCGAATCATTCAGTGGATAATACGGAATCCACCAAGGGCCAAATGCGATGCCGACTTGATTGTTGGCTACAACTTCACCTGCATCCTTGCGGATCGCGAATTGTTTGTCGATAATGCCTTGATCATACATTTCGTGCAATTTGCCGAGCGCTGCCTTCATTTCAGGCAATGTCGAGCTGTATACAACGTTGCCATTGGCATCCTTTACCCATTGGTCAAACGTTGCATGGTAAGCGCCCATGATCGGATCAAAGCCACCATAATTGTTCCAGCCTGCAAGAGAAGGAACACCGGAAATACCTAGCGTATCATGCTTGCCCTTGCCGTCTGCATCCTTATCAATGAATGTTTTCGCTACACTAATCAGCTCATCCACCGTCGTCGGCGCCTTCAAGCCGTATTTATCAAGCCAGTCCTGGCGAACCCACATAATATTGTATTGCTGACCGATACTCGTGTTAGGAAGACCCATCAGTTTGCCGTCGAACGTTGCTCTGCCAAGCACTCGATCACCATAAGAATCGTAGTAGCCTTTAATGAGATCGCTGGCATTGTCTTTATAAGCTTGCGACAAATCTTCAATCAGATCCGCTTGTACGAGCTGCTTGAGCTGCTGCTCATTAACGATGAAGGCATCCGGAAGATCACGGCTCGCGATCGAAACACCAATCTTCTGATCATAAGCATCCGGCGTTTCTACCTGCCATGCATTCTTAACCTGGACATTCAGCTTCTTCTCGATCCAACGATAAAATTCATTGTTATCCACCGAATCCCCATTCGGGAAAGTAATACTTTTGGTGTTGATCACTTTCGCGATATTTAGTACAACAGGCTGATCGAATTTGCCGAGTGGATCTGGTTTCGCCGCATCTGCCGAAGTGTTCGTCGCTGCTTGATTCGTCGAATTATTAGAAGACTTGTTGCCAGCATTGGTTGTTGCGTTACTTGTGTTGTTACTTGAGTTGTTACCGCAAGCGCTTACAACAAGCGTTAACGATATCAAGCCCATAGCTGCTAATTTTTTCTTCATCTGTCATCCCCCATAGAATCTAGTATGAATCTGTAATCTGTAATAATCATACCTGCAGTAGGTCCGATTCAGGGAGAGAACTCTGATGATCATAGTTAGAATATGGTTCATCCTACACCAACTCCAGAGAACGATAATCTCATTTTCTACCCTGCTCGAACCATTTTCACACCTTTAGTTGTGAGAACCAAGTGGTATCATCAGTTTTACCGTCGTGCCTTGTCCTAGCTGGCTATCAATCGAGAACGAACAATGTTCGCCGTATAACGCGCCAATGACTCGTTTGACGTAATCAAGGCCAATTCCTAACCCGGATTTTTGCAGCGGATTCTTCTCTTCAAGCATTACTTTCGCGATATCCTCAGCTGACATGCCATTCCCATTATCCTGAACCTCAATCACGAGCTTCGACCTCGGTATGTTTCTATAAATGCGAAGCGTAATCTTGCCATCTACTTCACTGAGGCCATGATAAAGCGCATTTTCAACAATCGGCTGCAGTATAAATCTCGGAACATCGATACCCAGCAGCTGATCCTCTATATTCGTCTCGATCTGGAACTCGCAATCGTACCGCACGCGCTGCAGCGCTACGTAATCCTGCATGGATGCTAGCTCATCCCGCAGCGCAACGATTTCGCCCTTCTTACCCAAATTGTAGTGAAGAATACGGGTGAATACAGAAACAAACTGGTCGATTTCTGTTTGACCCTTCATTCTGGCAAGCCATTGAATCGTGTTTAAGGTGTTATGAATAAAATGAGGATTGATCTGATACAGCAGCTTCTCAACTTCAATTTGCCTCTTGTTGTGTTCTCTCTGCTCGATTTCACCGATCAGCTCCTGAATTCGTTCTCTCATCTGATAATACTTCTGCATCAGTGAATCGAACTCAACGATATTGGTGTACGTTTCGGGGGAATCGAAATTACTGTTTGACAGCAATTGTATCTCTTTGCCGACCTTTCGAAGCGGCCGATAAACCGTTCTCCACAGTACATAAGCAAATAACAGACTGATGAACAAGCTTCCTGATACGATCAAAATATATTTGAGAAACCATTTTCTGAATTCATTCTCGAAATCCTTCTTGGCGATGACGACCATCAACGTCCAGCCTTGCTCATTATGCTGACCGAACAGATAGTAATCTCCTTGCTTTTCCTTAAACGTATCTGCTGTTGCAGATTGGGGCAGATTGGTATAGTTGCCAAGCTGGAAAGCCTTCGGGAGATCACTGTATACAATGCCTCCTTGCTCGTTAATCAACACATTGTAAGCATTCATGCCGTATTGCTGCTTGTCCATAATTTGCCCGAACAGTTTATCGTTCGTCTCCACGTACAAATACACGGGATCCGCTCCGGATAAATACAATGGTCTTACCAATGAGAATACGGGCTTCTTCATGCCATATCGATATAATGAAGCATGCGGTCCGTAAAATTGAACGCCATTCCTCTCCGTCAGCTTCGGCAGATTGTTAAAGTTAAACTTCGGTTCAATCGCCAGGTTTTCAAACTTCACCTCATGCGTCTTCGGCAAATAATAGAACATCACACCAAGGTTCGGGTTCGTGAAATTGACCAAATTCAAATTTTGCTGAATGCTCTGCCCAAGCTCCAGCTTTTGATAGATGTTGTCCGTTGTCAAATAATCGTTCATTCGCTGTCCGACGCTGCCTTCATTCGTTAGCTGTAAGGAAGCATAATCGATATTGTTCAAGGTGCTATTCAGATTGAAGTTACCTTGGTTCAACGAGTTGAATAAACCGCTTTCAATTTTTTTACTCGTAATTTCTTCGATTGATAAATAGGATACCCAGCCTAACAGTGCAAGTGGAATCAATGCGCTAAGCAGTACGATCAAGATTAAGCGATTCTTCAGTGACTTTGCTTTTCTTGTACGAAATAAGATGGTATTCATGAATTCCACCCGCTTCTTCGGCCATGCTGCTTACGGTGCTCTTGCGGGTTTTTGCCGAACTGCTTAAAGAATAATCTGCTGAAATACTTCTCGTCCTGGAAGCCTGTTTTCTCAGCGATCATATAAATCGGCAGTTGAGAGGACTCGACCAATGTAAGCGCCTTCATCATTCGTATGTTCTTCGTATAATCGCTGTAGGATTGGCCTATGATATCTTTGAAGCATCGGCTGAAGTAGCTTCCGCTCATATGAAACTTTGCAGCGAGCTCGTCCCGATTAAAATCATAGTTATCGCTCTCGTGAAGAAGCTGAACGGATTGCATTATTGTAAGGATAATATCTGTCGAATATGGCACCGTCCCCGTATGCTTCTGCACAGCCTCTCGAAAATGCACCAGCCATGCAGCAAGTTGATACCAGAAATAACAGGTGCGAATGTTCTGAAGCATCCCATCATATCCAGCTCCGCTTAACCAGGTGAGCCAATGGACCAAATGCAACTCATTCTGTCGTACCGTTACATGATAATCAGGCTTTAGATGTTCGATCGCGCTTAGAAATTCACGGAAAGAAGCGTCATCATAAATCCAGTCCATTTCGCTCCAGTGAGCTAGCAGTTGCGTCCATTCGCTTGTTTCAAGATTTGAATCGGCTGACGATACGTTATTTAACGAAATCATACCCATCTTCTGCCCGAGCTTAAAACTATAATAAATCTGCTTAAGCGCTTCTGTATGAACTAAACTAGCAAGCGCATTAACCGAATGTTCATGACTGCCTTCGATATCCACCCAGATCCAATGATCACCCTCCGAGACGAATTGCTGAATCTCGCGCTCCATCTCCTGACTATCCTTACAGAACAGCCACATTCCATTGCCTGCATCATATACAAGCTCTGATCGCATAAGCCGTTCGGGAAAAGGACTAAGCACATTCGTATATGCTGCTGCAACGTCAATAAGCAAGGAATAATGATTGTGCTGCCGAGTTGCTACTTTCTCGCTTCTATGCAAGCTCACATCCTCACTCTGAAACCGCTTTACGATCCGACCTAATATATCATCGATCTTCTCCGTATCGAGCTGAGTCTTGACGATGTAATCAAGCGCTCCCAAGCGCAGCGCCTCTTGAATATAATCAAAGTCTTGATGACAAGTCAGAACGACCATCCGCGTGGATGGAAAAGATCGATTGACTTCCTTCATCAGATCTATCCCGTTCATCACTGGCATCGTCAAATCAAGAAAAAGCAGGTCAACCTCATGCTGCTGCATGAATTCAAGGGCAAGCTTCCCATTGACAGCCTCGCCTGTGACTTGAATCTGAAACTGCTCCCACGGTACGATGGATATGAAGCCTTTTCTAGCAAGCTTTTCGTCGTCTACAATGAGTGCTCTTATCACTTGAAATTCTCCTTTTGTGCATCATTAATCGTTAAATAGTGAGAGGGCAGGCTCTCTGACCAAATTCAGGTCATTGAGGCCGCCCTCTTTGTTAAGATGAAAGGAAGGAATAAATTTTCTAGTAAACGCTGTCACAATTATATTCACAGACAGAGCAACTGTACAATACCAAAAACAATATAAATTATAGTTTTTAAGCTTTGTTCACAATCGCACTCGACTGGACAGCCGCTTCGATTTGTAATAGCGCCTGCTCAACGATGGAGCGAGCGCATGCTACATTCATCCGCATAAACCCGCTTCCATTCGCTCCGAAGTGATGACCCGCACTCAGCGCAACTTTCGCCGAATGAAGGAAGAAGTGCTCCATGGCCTGATCCGAAAGCTCCAATCCACGACAGTCAAGCCAAATTAGAAACGTACCTTCCGGCTTCAACGCTTTGATCTGCGGCACGCGTTCCTCCAAGAAGCGCATTACCAGCTGTATATTGTTATCCACATACTGCAGCATCTGCTCGAGCCAATCTTCACCGTGCCGGTAGGCAGATTCTGCTGCAATAACGCCGAACGTATTCGGCGCAGCCAACGACAAATCATACATAGCTTGGTTGTACGCGTTCTGCCACTGCTTATTCGGAATAATCACACTCGACGTTTGCTGGTCCATCAGATTGAATGTTTTGCTCGGCGCAATGCAGGTGATGCTCTGCTCGGCAAATGCCGGCGAGATTGAAGCAAACGGAATATGCTTGTGGCCTTTGTACACGAGGTCCATATGAATCTCGTCAGACACAACCATAATGTTGTTCTTCAGGCAAATCTCACCTAAACGAGTCAGTTCTTCACGGCTCCACACTCGGCCTACCGGATTATGCGGATTACACAGAATCATCATGCGTACATCCGGATCGAGATTAGCTTCCAAGTGAGCAAAATCCATCGTATAGCGCTGATTATCGAGCTTCAACGGATTGATGACAACCTCGCGTCCTTGCGATTTGATAACCCGATAAAAATTGTGATAAACAGGAGATTGCACCAACACTTTATCTCCGGGCTTCGTAAACGTATGGATGATGAGTGATAACGATGGGAGTACGCCGGAACTGTGAGTCAGCCACTCTTTCTCGATTTCCCATTGATGTCTTCGTGCGAGCCATGCGACGATTGCTTGCACATAAGCTTCCGGTCTCACGGAATAACCATATACCCCATGTTCTACCCGCTGTTTCAAAGCTTCAATGACAGCAGGCGGCGAAGCGAAATCCATATCCGCCACCCACATCGGAATCGCGTCTTGTACGCCGAAGCTGCTCTCCAGATTGTCCCACTTCAAGCAAGCGCTGTTGCGGCGATTAATCTGTAAATCAAAGTTGTAATCCATCACATTGCCCCCAAATTACTTTACAATAGTACCCCTTGCAGCTTTAACCTAATGCCGAATATATCACTTTCGATTCAATGTGTACAGTTGCGACAGATCTCATGTGTCGAATCCTCGTCGATAGAGGTGGGCTTTCGTATCCTAACCTACCGACCAAAAAGCTACAGCCAGAAACGGACAAGGGGGCCTCAATTAGCGCCACCCTTGCCCGTTATCGCTGCTCCTACATTCGAATATCGAAACTGCTTGTTTCGCCTTCAGCAAGCAACTGCTCTACCCCGCCTGAACGAACCCGTATTGACGGCCCTTGCGCATTTCTAACATTCACGTGTCCATCCCGAACCTCGACATCGATCCAGTTATCCAATACGGCAACGCCACCAACGCTTACCCATTCCAACCCTTCCGGCAGCTGCGGAGCGATCTCCAGGGCAGCTTGGTCAGCGCAGGGCTTGATGCCAAGCAAGCCTGTCACAACATTCCCGATTACCGAATAAGAAACCTCAGGATATTCTCTGCGCTTCATCTGTTTATCGCATAATTGAAGCATGATTCGATAAGCCTCTTCCTTCTCGCCCACCGCATAGTACACGTCTGGCAGATGCGACATTTCCTCGATATTCGATACACCGTTTCGTTTTATATCGTTGACCGCCGCCCGGCGTTTCGCTTCTGTTGCAATTAGCCCGAAGTAAATCGGCAGATATTGCGCGGATAAATAATATTCCGAATGATAGCTACCATCCTGTAGAATCGCCGCGCTGAAGCGTCCATCCTTCTCGCTCCACCACTCTTCCTCATACGTCTTCTGCAATCTCTCCGCTAACCGGGCGTAATGCTCCGCTTTCTCCGGCCATCCCATAAGCTTTGCCATTTCACTGTACGCGGCATAAGCGGCATACTGCGCAGCAACCAGATCACCGCCTACCTTCGGGGTAAGAGCATCTTCCACATAGGAGGCAATGCCACGTCGCCCCTCGCCTCTCACATGGTCGGGAATACCATCGCCGTCTCGGTCCCAGCGCCGCACATACTCATTCAAACTCTTCTCATAGAAGGAAAGAAGCCGTTCGTCGTTTAGATAATTCTTGTCCCTGCTCCATAGGTGCATCCGAAAACAGCATGCGATGATATCGAAGTTAGCTGGCAGGTTATACCAGAAGTTATCGTCGCTCGCATAATCGTCCGGGCATGGCAGCCCTTCTCTCGTTATTTCCCAGAACGTACACCAGTCCTTCGATTCACTGATGTTCTCTGCGAATTTAAGCAGCATGTTCTTCGTATGAGCACTAAGGCCCAGAGCAGCTGCACCTGTACTCATATGCGCAACATCGCGCATGCAGAACGCTTCGCGGCCAGGCAATGCCGCCTCATACCACGGCCCGACCGGATCGCTGTCAGAGGCATAGGCAAGCGCTTGCTCCTTTGCCCAGCTCACCGCTTCCTCCAGCCGCTTATCCGATGATTGCAAAGTAAACAGACTTGTCGTCTTCGACATAAACAAGGTCCCCTCCAACGCGCACATACACGTATCAGCCCTTCACAGAGCCTAACGTTATACCGCCAATAAAGTATTTTTGCAGAAACGGATAGACGCACAAGATCGGAACAGTAACGACGATCGTTGTAGCCGCGCGCAGGGTCAGCGGCGATAAGTCTTGGAATTTGCGCATCAACAGCTGCTGGTCGCGAATCTGCTGCGTCGCTTCTACCTCGAGCAACAGCCGCCGCAAGTACACCTGAAGGGTATCAAACTTGCCGTTGAAGTTGTAAAGAATGACGTCGAACCATGAGTTCCAATGGCCTACCGCCGCATAGATCGACACCGCGGCGAATACCGGCATCGCGACAGGGATGACAATCCGCCAGTAAATCCTAAGCTCCCCCGCTCCGTCAATTCGTGCGGATTCGAACAGTGCATCTGGCAGATCCGAAATATACGACGCCATCAGCAGCATGAAATAGGCATTGATGAGCCCGGGAATCCAATACACTTGAAACGTATTCGTCAGATGCAGCTGGTTCATCAGAATATAGGTAGGAATGATACCCCCGCTGAAGTACATCGTCATAAAGAACAGAATTCGCATAAATTTACGCCCGGAGAACGTTCGGATGCTGATGATGTAAGATAATAAGCCGGTCATGAACAAGCAGGTGCAGGTGCCGATAACGACGCGCAGCACGGACCAGCCGAGACCTTTAAGCAGCTTCTTGTTCTCAAACAGCATGTTATAGGCGGAGAACGATATTTTTCTGGGGAAGAAATAGATCCCGCCGCGCGCTGCATCATTACCATCATTAAAGGACAGCGCGAGGAGATTGATAAATGGATAAATGACGACAAAACCAAGCAGCACGAGTACGATGACGATCGCTATGTCAGCCAGCCGGCTTGCAAGTGATGTTTGCATCAACGATTTGCTCTCCACTGAAGACACCACCTCGTTAGAAGATTGAAGATTGCATATAACGTTTAGACAGCCGGTTCGCCAGTATGACGAGAACAAGTCCGATGAAGCTCTTCATAAGACCGACTGCGGTTCCGTAAGAATAATTGCCTAGCTGAACGCCGAACCGGTATACGTACGTGTCAATAACCTCGTAGTGGTCCTGCGTGAGCGGATTGCCGATCAGCAGCTGCTGCTCGAAGCCCGCATTCAGAATGCCGCCAAGAGCGAGGATGAGCAATAGAACAGCCGTTGAACGGATCCCCGGCAGCGTAATATGGCGGATGAGCCCGAATCGCCCAAGTCCATCGACTCGACCTGCTTCATATTGCTCCTTATCGATACCGGCAATCGCGGATAAATAGATAATGGCGGAGAATCCCATGTCCTTCCACACATTGCTCGTTACGAGAATGCCCCAGAAGTAGCTTCCTTTTGTCAGAAATTCGATCGGATCGCTAATCAGGCCCAGCTTCATCAATATATCGTTCAGAATCCCGTCGCTTCCCAGCAGGGTGAATAGAATATTAGCTACGACTACCCAAGAGATAAAATAGGGAATGTACGACAGCGATTGAATAGTCCGCTTGAACACTCGTCCCCGAAGTTCATTCAACAGCAGCGCCAACACAATCGGGGCAGGAAAACCAACCAATAGATTCAGACCGCTGATGACCAGCGTATTGCGGATAATTTGCAAGCAGTCCGGCTCATTAAAGAATCGAATGAAATTATCGAGTCCAATCCAATGCGAGAACATCGAATGCCCGGGAACATAGTTTTGAAAAGAAATAAGCAGTCCGTACATCGGATAATACGAGAATGTGAGCACCCATGCGATCATGGGGATACTAAGCAGCCAGAGCTGCCGCTCACGCCTCACTCTACGCCAAAGCCCTGCCATACGCCTTCCTCCAATTCCGCTTTCGTTAAAACGAGAAACGGGGGATTCGTTCATTCAGATGAGGAACGTCCCCCGCTTTCCGCTTGCCTTACTTACTGCAGCTTCGCCAGATTATTCTTGTATTCTTGCGTGCGGAACGCTTCAATGTCCTTCAGGCCAAGCTTCATTGCCTTGTCGCGCATGTCGTTGAAGATATCGGCAGCCCCCTGCTCCGTCTTGCTCATAACCGCTTTAGCGAAGCCGGTCTTAATCAGATCATCGATCTGTTGATTCACAATCGTGAGCGGATTGTCGGCCGTAAATACGATGCGTCTAGCCGTATTGTCATAGATCGTATCCTTCAGGTTGTCG
This window harbors:
- a CDS encoding response regulator transcription factor — translated: MIRALIVDDEKLARKGFISIVPWEQFQIQVTGEAVNGKLALEFMQQHEVDLLFLDLTMPVMNGIDLMKEVNRSFPSTRMVVLTCHQDFDYIQEALRLGALDYIVKTQLDTEKIDDILGRIVKRFQSEDVSLHRSEKVATRQHNHYSLLIDVAAAYTNVLSPFPERLMRSELVYDAGNGMWLFCKDSQEMEREIQQFVSEGDHWIWVDIEGSHEHSVNALASLVHTEALKQIYYSFKLGQKMGMISLNNVSSADSNLETSEWTQLLAHWSEMDWIYDDASFREFLSAIEHLKPDYHVTVRQNELHLVHWLTWLSGAGYDGMLQNIRTCYFWYQLAAWLVHFREAVQKHTGTVPYSTDIILTIMQSVQLLHESDNYDFNRDELAAKFHMSGSYFSRCFKDIIGQSYSDYTKNIRMMKALTLVESSQLPIYMIAEKTGFQDEKYFSRLFFKQFGKNPQEHRKQHGRRSGWNS
- a CDS encoding carbohydrate ABC transporter permease; protein product: MESKSLMQTSLASRLADIAIVIVLVLLGFVVIYPFINLLALSFNDGNDAARGGIYFFPRKISFSAYNMLFENKKLLKGLGWSVLRVVIGTCTCLFMTGLLSYIISIRTFSGRKFMRILFFMTMYFSGGIIPTYILMNQLHLTNTFQVYWIPGLINAYFMLLMASYISDLPDALFESARIDGAGELRIYWRIVIPVAMPVFAAVSIYAAVGHWNSWFDVILYNFNGKFDTLQVYLRRLLLEVEATQQIRDQQLLMRKFQDLSPLTLRAATTIVVTVPILCVYPFLQKYFIGGITLGSVKG
- a CDS encoding ABC transporter permease — translated: MAGLWRRVRRERQLWLLSIPMIAWVLTFSYYPMYGLLISFQNYVPGHSMFSHWIGLDNFIRFFNEPDCLQIIRNTLVISGLNLLVGFPAPIVLALLLNELRGRVFKRTIQSLSYIPYFISWVVVANILFTLLGSDGILNDILMKLGLISDPIEFLTKGSYFWGILVTSNVWKDMGFSAIIYLSAIAGIDKEQYEAGRVDGLGRFGLIRHITLPGIRSTAVLLLILALGGILNAGFEQQLLIGNPLTQDHYEVIDTYVYRFGVQLGNYSYGTAVGLMKSFIGLVLVILANRLSKRYMQSSIF
- a CDS encoding sensor histidine kinase, with protein sequence MNTILFRTRKAKSLKNRLILIVLLSALIPLALLGWVSYLSIEEITSKKIESGLFNSLNQGNFNLNSTLNNIDYASLQLTNEGSVGQRMNDYLTTDNIYQKLELGQSIQQNLNLVNFTNPNLGVMFYYLPKTHEVKFENLAIEPKFNFNNLPKLTERNGVQFYGPHASLYRYGMKKPVFSLVRPLYLSGADPVYLYVETNDKLFGQIMDKQQYGMNAYNVLINEQGGIVYSDLPKAFQLGNYTNLPQSATADTFKEKQGDYYLFGQHNEQGWTLMVVIAKKDFENEFRKWFLKYILIVSGSLFISLLFAYVLWRTVYRPLRKVGKEIQLLSNSNFDSPETYTNIVEFDSLMQKYYQMRERIQELIGEIEQREHNKRQIEVEKLLYQINPHFIHNTLNTIQWLARMKGQTEIDQFVSVFTRILHYNLGKKGEIVALRDELASMQDYVALQRVRYDCEFQIETNIEDQLLGIDVPRFILQPIVENALYHGLSEVDGKITLRIYRNIPRSKLVIEVQDNGNGMSAEDIAKVMLEEKNPLQKSGLGIGLDYVKRVIGALYGEHCSFSIDSQLGQGTTVKLMIPLGSHN
- a CDS encoding alpha-L-rhamnosidase-related protein, with protein sequence MSKTTSLFTLQSSDKRLEEAVSWAKEQALAYASDSDPVGPWYEAALPGREAFCMRDVAHMSTGAAALGLSAHTKNMLLKFAENISESKDWCTFWEITREGLPCPDDYASDDNFWYNLPANFDIIACCFRMHLWSRDKNYLNDERLLSFYEKSLNEYVRRWDRDGDGIPDHVRGEGRRGIASYVEDALTPKVGGDLVAAQYAAYAAYSEMAKLMGWPEKAEHYARLAERLQKTYEEEWWSEKDGRFSAAILQDGSYHSEYYLSAQYLPIYFGLIATEAKRRAAVNDIKRNGVSNIEEMSHLPDVYYAVGEKEEAYRIMLQLCDKQMKRREYPEVSYSVIGNVVTGLLGIKPCADQAALEIAPQLPEGLEWVSVGGVAVLDNWIDVEVRDGHVNVRNAQGPSIRVRSGGVEQLLAEGETSSFDIRM
- a CDS encoding extracellular solute-binding protein, translating into MKKKLAAMGLISLTLVVSACGNNSSNNTSNATTNAGNKSSNNSTNQAATNTSADAAKPDPLGKFDQPVVLNIAKVINTKSITFPNGDSVDNNEFYRWIEKKLNVQVKNAWQVETPDAYDQKIGVSIASRDLPDAFIVNEQQLKQLVQADLIEDLSQAYKDNASDLIKGYYDSYGDRVLGRATFDGKLMGLPNTSIGQQYNIMWVRQDWLDKYGLKAPTTVDELISVAKTFIDKDADGKGKHDTLGISGVPSLAGWNNYGGFDPIMGAYHATFDQWVKDANGNVVYSSTLPEMKAALGKLHEMYDQGIIDKQFAIRKDAGEVVANNQVGIAFGPWWIPYYPLNDSVKNDPKAEWKPYIAPLDGEGKFYTGDQDPTNQFLVVKKGYEHPDAVVRVLNEEYQGIRKIDPEAAQLYADHQDVQQHWELWPYTLQVGPETTVYDTHVQAQDAVDAKDDSKLDSELKGWYKDYFTNQANPKKDVAVWANATARFEGAALMNDSKVVLSHNLFFGKTKSMQTKWSILQKLENETFLKIIMGEQPLDSFDKFVDQWNMLGGKQITKEVTDEINGK
- a CDS encoding ABC transporter permease, encoding MTSKKWLLNYHLMLLPGILLLIIFSTVPLFGTVIAFQDFIPGIPIFKQTWSGLDNFKFMLQLPDSRQVFINTITIASMKIVLGMIIPVTFALLLNEIRKRAFKRIVQTIVYLPHFMSWVILSGILIAMLSIDGIVNQITHLFHAEPVMFLANNHYFRQIIIWSDVLKEFGFSAIVYMAALAGINPSLYEAAEIDGATRFGKLLHVTLPGILPTIVLLSTLSLGNILNAGFDQVFNLYNPLVYSSGDIIDTYVYRMGLVDQQYGLATSVGLLKSVIAIILITISNKLADKFANYRIF
- a CDS encoding MalY/PatB family protein, which gives rise to MDYNFDLQINRRNSACLKWDNLESSFGVQDAIPMWVADMDFASPPAVIEALKQRVEHGVYGYSVRPEAYVQAIVAWLARRHQWEIEKEWLTHSSGVLPSLSLIIHTFTKPGDKVLVQSPVYHNFYRVIKSQGREVVINPLKLDNQRYTMDFAHLEANLDPDVRMMILCNPHNPVGRVWSREELTRLGEICLKNNIMVVSDEIHMDLVYKGHKHIPFASISPAFAEQSITCIAPSKTFNLMDQQTSSVIIPNKQWQNAYNQAMYDLSLAAPNTFGVIAAESAYRHGEDWLEQMLQYVDNNIQLVMRFLEERVPQIKALKPEGTFLIWLDCRGLELSDQAMEHFFLHSAKVALSAGHHFGANGSGFMRMNVACARSIVEQALLQIEAAVQSSAIVNKA